A single window of Nicotiana sylvestris chromosome 3, ASM39365v2, whole genome shotgun sequence DNA harbors:
- the LOC104211056 gene encoding protein JINGUBANG-like: protein MEVSTWFCNNGQYSSTYDQNSNSEKQSTTSTTTYEETSSCSIDTFASPKSFKSYSCVATFNTLTPQISHLAIHNNILYAASLNEITVFDLKTYEQIDTFSHQTISSFGIVKSIAFSKTKIFTAHQDCKIRVWQLTPSSEKHQLHSTLPTLKDRIRRGISPKNYVQIRRHKQKLWIEHADTVSGLAVNEGLMYSVSWDKTFKIWNMSNFTCLESVIGHVDAINAIVVSHDGVVYTASADGEIKVWQREKNKHILVATLKKHKSTVNALALNKEGSVLFSGGCDEKILVWEREEYCADYMLATWSLRGHKGAILCLIYINDVLISGSSDKNVRIWQKSSNTECGYFCSLVLEGHCKPVKSVTAAWEWDDDNNGALSVFSGSLDGEIRIWEVIVSTLH from the coding sequence ATGGAGGTCTCAACATGGTTTTGCAATAATGGCCAATATTCATCAACTTATGATCAAAATTCAAATTCTGAAAAACAAAGCACTACTTCAACAACAACATATGAAGAAACCAGCTCTTGCAGTATTGACACCTTTGCTTCCCCAAAATCTTTCAAATCTTATTCTTGCGtagccacttttaataccttaacCCCACAAATTTCCCATCTAGCCATTCACAATAACATTTTATACGCTGCATCTCTCAACGAAATCACTGTCTTTGATTTAAAAACCTATGAACAAATCGACACATTCAGCCATCAAACAATTTCATCTTTTGGCATAGTAAAATCAATTGCGTTTAGCAAAACAAAAATCTTCACAGCTCATCAAGATTGCAAAATTAGAGTTTGGCAACTCACACCCTCCTCCGAAAAACATCAACTCCactcaactcttccaactttaaAAGATCGAATCCGACGTGGCATTTCTCCAAAAAATTACGTCCAAATTAGACGTCACAAGCAAAAACTCTGGATAGAACATGCAGATACTGTTTCAGGATTAGCTGTTAATGAGGGATTAATGTATTCAGTTTCATGGGATAAAACCTTCAAAATTTGGAATATGTCGAATTTTACTTGTTTAGAATCCGTAATAGGTCATGTCGATGCTATTAACGCCATTGTTGTTTCTCACGACGGCGTCGTTTACACAGCTTCGGCTGATGGGGAAATAAAAGTTTggcaaagagaaaaaaataagcaTATTTTAGTAGCTACGTTGAAGAAACACAAATCTACAGTGAATGCATTGGCTCTTAATAAGGAAGGGTCAGTTTTATTTTCAGGAGGATGTGATGAAAAAATATTAGTATGGGAAAGAGAGGAATATTGTGCTGATTATATGTTGGCTACGTGGTCATTAAGAGGACATAAGGGTGCAATTTTGTGCCTGATTTATATTAATGATGTTTTAATTAGTGGATCATCTGATAAAAATGTGAGGATTTGGCAAAAGAGTAGTAATACAGAATGTGGATATTTTTGCTCGTTAGTTCTTGAAGGGCATTGTAAGCCAGTGAAGTCAGTTACAGCAGCTTGGGAATGGGATGATGATAATAATGGAGCTCTTTCTgtttttagtggaagtttggatggagaaattagaatttgggaggttATTGTTTCAACGTTACATTAG